The following are encoded together in the Victivallis lenta genome:
- a CDS encoding restriction endonuclease subunit S, whose translation MRKYSRYEKYKLSNIDWLGEIPEHWNDCGLTHRMESIVDYRGKTPEKVDSGIFLITAKNIKDGYIDYDASQEFVREEDYFEIMQRGLPCIGDILMTTEAPLGNIAQVDNTNVALAQRIIKFSARKDSFQNHFLYYQLRSSFFKSQLEKFATGSTALGIKAERFCYLKLLYPPLLEQQKIADFLDRETAKIDSLIQKRNDLIKLLQEKRSAVISHAVTRGIDPTVRLKPSNIDWLGEIPEHWEAIPLKYLLYEKLKYGANELAIDEDETQPRFVRITDISDDGTLRPDTFKSIDIQIAKEYLLAENDLLFARSGATVGKTFLYQKSWGVTAFAGYLIRARFSLHKANSKFIFFCTRSSFYWQWIKAATIQATIQNVSAEKYASFCFPLPPLLEQQKIVDFLARETAKIDSLIEKEKQIIEKMKEYRTALISAAVTGKVDVRGEENA comes from the coding sequence ATGAGAAAATATTCCAGATACGAAAAATATAAACTCTCCAATATCGACTGGCTCGGAGAGATTCCAGAGCATTGGAATGATTGCGGTCTTACTCATCGAATGGAATCTATTGTTGACTATAGAGGGAAAACTCCTGAAAAGGTAGATAGCGGCATATTTCTAATCACAGCAAAAAACATCAAAGATGGATATATTGACTACGATGCGTCGCAAGAATTTGTAAGAGAGGAAGATTATTTTGAAATTATGCAACGAGGGCTTCCCTGTATCGGGGATATTCTTATGACAACAGAAGCCCCCTTGGGCAATATTGCTCAGGTTGACAATACCAATGTTGCGTTAGCACAGCGCATTATCAAATTTTCTGCCCGTAAAGATAGTTTTCAAAATCATTTTCTTTATTATCAACTACGTTCGTCATTCTTTAAATCGCAACTCGAAAAATTTGCGACAGGATCAACTGCGTTAGGAATAAAAGCTGAACGCTTCTGCTATCTCAAATTATTATATCCGCCTCTTCTTGAGCAACAAAAGATTGCTGACTTTCTGGATCGGGAAACCGCTAAGATTGATTCTTTGATTCAGAAGCGGAATGATTTGATCAAGTTGTTGCAGGAAAAACGTTCCGCCGTGATTTCCCATGCCGTCACCAGGGGGATTGATCCTACGGTCAGACTCAAGCCCTCCAATATCGACTGGCTCGGAGAGATTCCAGAACACTGGGAGGCCATACCATTAAAATATTTATTATACGAAAAGTTAAAATACGGGGCAAATGAATTAGCCATTGATGAGGATGAAACTCAACCTCGATTTGTAAGAATAACCGATATTTCCGATGATGGGACATTGCGTCCAGATACTTTCAAATCAATAGACATCCAAATAGCAAAAGAATATTTATTGGCAGAAAATGATTTGCTTTTTGCCCGGAGTGGAGCCACTGTGGGAAAAACATTCCTTTACCAGAAATCCTGGGGAGTTACTGCTTTTGCCGGGTATTTAATAAGAGCGCGTTTTTCTCTTCATAAGGCAAATTCAAAATTTATTTTCTTTTGTACAAGAAGTAGCTTTTATTGGCAATGGATCAAGGCTGCAACAATTCAAGCAACAATTCAAAATGTCAGTGCTGAAAAATATGCGAGTTTTTGTTTTCCATTACCACCTCTTCTGGAGCAGCAGAAGATTGTCGACTTTCTGGCTCGGGAAACCGCTAAGATTGATTCTTTGATTGAAAAAGAGAAGCAAATCATTGAGAAAATGAAAGAATATCGCACCGCCCTGATCAGCGCCGCTGTCACCGGAAAAGTTGATGTGAGAGGAGAAGAAAATGCCTAA
- a CDS encoding type I restriction endonuclease subunit R — protein sequence MLHTSEKAFENYIQEAMAAGGWSVGDKTLWDKEAAIFPEYVLRFIKGTQPQLWTQMEQLHGVELPGLLIKTLLKERINKGTMHIIRHGFKFYGKTFKLAYFKPAHGMNPEALALYDQNQFHVTRQIPCHPNDNSTIDMLLSLNGIPLMTLELKNPATGQTWRDAVNQYQTDRNPHAPLFLFQKGAVVHFAVDPEEVYMTTKLNGAKTFFLPFNRGSNPGDIDCGAGNPANPDGYRTAYLWEEVLNRDSFMDLINHFIFLETKKEIQYDDAGIRREVTKETMIFPRYHQLLCIRDLTRLAAQEGAGHNYLIQHSAGSGKTNSISWLSHRLASLHNQEDQKIFDCVVVITDRRVLDKQLQDAIYQIEHAAGVVVPVDENTTQLANALIDGTKIVITTLQKFPFVLQSLLRIAGAENVDAPSAEALTQARKFASTISTRRYAVIVDEAHSSQSGESARELKQILGAAPIEEEEDWQDNLCRIMESRKQQQNVSFFAFTATPKGKTLEIFGRKNASGKPEPTCFYSMKQAIEEHFILDVLQNYVTYKTYFGLVKKIEDDPTMPKKKATKKLGKFLNIMPYNIEQKIEIIIEHFRAHIKPLLGGRAKAMVVTSSRLQAVRYMKAFQRYIAENHYTDVRPLVAFSGKVKDDDIEYTEPGMNIDLVTGKSISEAQLPDKFSTPDYQVLLVANKYQTGFDQPLLCAMYVDKHLDGVQAVQTLSRLNRIAPGKESVFVMDFANEAENILKAFSPFYRVTQLDEVSDPTHLELLKHELNATQIYLWSEVENFCRIFYKPLAKQSSTDHAQMEHFVQPATDRFKNADKELQEEFYSKLGAYISLYSFLSQIMPYSDEELEMLYAYARYLKTHIHPDTGIVEPHPEKGVELEYYRLSKTMEGSINLASSETVPVKSPTAVGTGSQEDEEKPLSEIIKVLNDKLGTDFTDEDRLFFEQIQEKAIHDERIIQIQKANPLDKFALGIKEIIESLMIQRMSENDAIVSRYMDDKDFQKTIFPILAKNIFNNIQTMNSERSNL from the coding sequence ATGCTGCATACCTCTGAAAAGGCTTTTGAGAATTATATTCAGGAAGCTATGGCTGCCGGGGGATGGAGCGTTGGCGACAAGACGCTTTGGGATAAAGAAGCCGCGATCTTTCCGGAATATGTCCTCCGTTTCATAAAGGGGACTCAGCCTCAGCTCTGGACACAGATGGAACAGCTCCACGGGGTGGAGCTGCCCGGTCTCCTCATCAAAACTCTGCTCAAAGAGCGGATCAACAAGGGGACCATGCACATCATCCGGCACGGATTCAAATTTTACGGGAAAACATTCAAACTTGCTTATTTCAAACCCGCACACGGAATGAATCCGGAAGCTCTGGCACTTTACGATCAGAATCAATTTCATGTCACCCGGCAAATTCCCTGCCACCCCAATGACAACAGCACCATCGATATGCTGCTCTCTCTGAACGGTATCCCCCTGATGACGCTGGAACTCAAAAATCCCGCGACCGGCCAAACCTGGCGCGATGCCGTCAACCAATATCAGACCGACCGAAACCCGCATGCTCCTCTGTTCCTCTTCCAGAAAGGCGCTGTCGTACATTTTGCCGTCGACCCCGAAGAGGTCTACATGACCACCAAGCTCAATGGAGCAAAAACATTTTTCCTGCCGTTCAATCGCGGCAGCAATCCCGGCGATATCGACTGCGGCGCCGGCAATCCAGCCAATCCCGACGGATACCGGACCGCCTATTTGTGGGAGGAGGTTCTGAACCGTGACAGCTTCATGGATCTCATCAACCACTTCATCTTCCTTGAGACCAAGAAAGAGATTCAATACGACGATGCCGGAATCCGGCGGGAAGTCACCAAGGAGACGATGATCTTTCCCCGTTATCATCAGCTGCTTTGCATCCGGGATTTAACCCGTCTGGCCGCACAGGAGGGCGCAGGGCATAACTATCTCATTCAACACTCCGCCGGGTCCGGGAAAACCAATTCCATTTCATGGCTTTCGCATCGGCTGGCTTCTCTTCACAACCAGGAGGATCAGAAAATCTTCGACTGTGTGGTCGTTATCACTGATCGCCGGGTTCTGGATAAACAGCTCCAAGATGCGATTTACCAGATCGAACATGCCGCAGGAGTCGTCGTTCCCGTCGATGAGAATACGACTCAGCTCGCCAATGCCCTGATCGACGGAACCAAAATTGTCATTACTACTCTGCAGAAATTCCCCTTTGTCCTGCAGTCTCTTCTGCGGATCGCGGGTGCGGAAAACGTGGATGCCCCCTCTGCCGAGGCCCTCACCCAAGCACGGAAATTTGCCAGCACCATCAGCACTCGGCGATATGCGGTGATCGTTGATGAGGCGCATTCCAGTCAGTCCGGAGAATCCGCCCGAGAACTCAAGCAGATCCTCGGAGCCGCTCCGATTGAAGAAGAGGAAGACTGGCAGGACAACCTTTGCCGAATCATGGAGTCACGCAAACAACAGCAGAATGTCAGCTTCTTCGCATTTACCGCTACGCCCAAAGGAAAAACCCTCGAAATCTTCGGACGTAAAAATGCCTCGGGGAAACCGGAGCCCACCTGCTTCTATTCCATGAAACAGGCCATCGAAGAACATTTCATTCTTGATGTTCTCCAGAACTATGTCACTTATAAAACCTATTTCGGGTTGGTGAAGAAAATCGAAGACGATCCCACAATGCCCAAGAAAAAGGCAACGAAAAAACTGGGCAAGTTTCTAAATATCATGCCTTACAATATCGAGCAGAAAATCGAGATCATCATCGAACATTTCCGCGCCCATATCAAACCCCTTCTGGGGGGGCGCGCCAAAGCAATGGTGGTAACTTCATCTCGTTTGCAGGCAGTTCGTTACATGAAGGCTTTTCAGCGTTATATTGCAGAAAACCACTATACAGATGTTCGCCCGCTTGTTGCCTTCAGCGGCAAAGTCAAAGACGATGACATTGAATATACTGAACCGGGAATGAATATCGATCTGGTCACCGGAAAATCCATTTCCGAAGCTCAACTTCCGGACAAATTCAGCACGCCGGATTATCAGGTTTTGCTGGTTGCAAATAAATATCAAACCGGATTTGACCAGCCTTTGCTCTGTGCAATGTATGTGGATAAACATCTGGATGGAGTTCAGGCTGTCCAAACCCTTTCCCGGTTAAATCGGATTGCCCCCGGCAAAGAGAGTGTTTTTGTCATGGATTTTGCCAATGAAGCGGAAAATATCCTGAAGGCCTTCAGTCCGTTTTATCGCGTAACTCAACTTGACGAAGTATCCGACCCGACGCATCTGGAATTGCTCAAGCATGAGCTGAATGCGACCCAGATCTATCTATGGTCGGAAGTGGAGAATTTCTGCCGTATTTTCTATAAGCCACTGGCAAAACAGAGTTCCACAGACCATGCCCAGATGGAACATTTTGTACAGCCGGCAACGGATCGCTTCAAGAATGCCGACAAGGAGTTGCAGGAAGAATTTTACAGCAAACTCGGGGCCTATATTTCTCTCTACTCTTTTCTCAGTCAGATTATGCCATACTCCGATGAAGAGCTGGAGATGCTTTACGCTTATGCGCGCTATCTCAAAACTCATATCCACCCCGACACCGGAATAGTTGAGCCTCACCCGGAAAAAGGAGTCGAATTGGAATATTATCGCCTGAGCAAAACCATGGAAGGCAGCATTAATCTTGCCAGTAGCGAAACGGTGCCGGTAAAGAGCCCGACGGCGGTGGGAACAGGCAGTCAGGAAGATGAAGAGAAACCTCTTTCCGAAATCATCAAGGTTCTGAACGATAAACTGGGAACCGACTTTACCGATGAGGATCGGTTGTTTTTTGAACAGATTCAGGAAAAAGCCATCCATGACGAACGAATCATTCAAATCCAGAAGGCTAACCCGCTGGATAAATTTGCACTGGGGATCAAAGAAATCATCGAATCCCTGATGATACAGCGAATGTCGGAAAACGATGCGATTGTTTCCCGCTACATGGATGACAAGGATTTTCAGAAAACAATATTCCCAATTCTCGCAAAAAATATTTTCAACAATATTCAGACTATGAATAGCGAAAGGAGTAACCTGTAA
- a CDS encoding DNA primase family protein: MNTEKKHVDVRSLRLLRKTYGAPAFYNEKTGQLKRLNEHYWAARFARTTNVIFQEGCFWQYDGRSGLWRKIGEPALMNQMLRAIIRRHEQFAEKVTTSFLRDVLTQWKGQPVNREMVPPSCPFIHVQNGVLEFQNGEWQLLPFSPDYFSRNQLPVSFDPGARYDRFLNELLLTAMTEDDVQTLKQYMGQCLLGRNISQTFLILSGTPGGGKGTLVNVIEQLIGRDNSVELRTNCLTGRFEVGRYLGKKLLIGRDVPSDFLQRAGAQKLKSLTGNDTLTAEFKGENSIEVVIGEFNVIIVSNSRLLLRFESDEGAWRRRLLVINYERPPLPTEKRIDQFDKVLMATEGSGILNFALAGAAELLSQNRQIQRSEEQMKKAESLLMSSDPVSYFISNYVELDPDSNLTVELMVRKFRDFSQSCKWPLASERKIQSRIKEMMFELYGIMQSKNISYEGRAVRGYIGCRFVKKNHA; encoded by the coding sequence ATGAACACCGAGAAAAAACATGTTGACGTCAGATCGTTGCGTTTGTTGCGGAAAACATATGGAGCGCCAGCCTTCTACAATGAGAAAACGGGGCAACTCAAAAGACTGAATGAACATTACTGGGCCGCCAGGTTTGCCCGGACTACAAATGTCATTTTCCAGGAAGGTTGTTTCTGGCAATATGACGGTCGAAGTGGTTTGTGGCGAAAGATCGGAGAACCGGCATTGATGAACCAGATGTTGCGAGCCATCATCCGTCGTCATGAACAGTTTGCGGAAAAGGTGACAACATCATTTCTGCGGGATGTGCTCACGCAGTGGAAAGGACAACCGGTAAACCGTGAAATGGTTCCTCCTTCTTGCCCATTCATCCATGTTCAGAATGGCGTATTGGAGTTTCAGAACGGGGAGTGGCAGTTGCTGCCATTTTCCCCGGATTACTTCAGCCGGAATCAGCTGCCGGTATCGTTCGATCCCGGGGCCCGGTATGATCGATTCCTCAACGAATTGCTGCTGACGGCGATGACGGAGGATGACGTTCAAACCCTGAAGCAATACATGGGGCAGTGTCTGCTGGGGCGGAATATCTCCCAGACGTTTCTAATTCTCTCGGGAACTCCGGGGGGAGGGAAGGGGACTCTGGTCAACGTGATTGAACAGTTGATCGGTCGCGATAACAGCGTGGAGTTGCGGACCAACTGTCTGACCGGGCGATTTGAAGTCGGTCGCTACCTCGGCAAAAAACTCCTGATCGGTAGGGATGTCCCGTCGGACTTCCTGCAGAGAGCCGGGGCGCAGAAGTTGAAATCGCTCACCGGAAACGACACGTTGACTGCGGAATTCAAGGGAGAGAATTCGATAGAGGTCGTTATTGGGGAATTCAACGTCATCATCGTCAGCAATTCCCGGTTGCTGCTGCGCTTTGAGTCGGACGAGGGGGCCTGGAGACGCCGATTGCTGGTGATCAATTATGAACGCCCGCCGTTGCCGACAGAGAAAAGAATTGACCAGTTCGATAAAGTTCTCATGGCAACGGAGGGGAGCGGCATTCTCAATTTCGCGTTGGCCGGGGCCGCAGAACTGCTGAGTCAGAATAGACAGATTCAACGGAGCGAAGAGCAGATGAAAAAAGCGGAGTCTCTGCTCATGAGTTCCGATCCGGTCAGTTATTTCATCAGCAATTATGTCGAACTTGACCCGGACAGCAATTTGACGGTCGAGCTGATGGTCCGGAAATTCCGGGATTTTTCCCAAAGTTGCAAATGGCCGCTTGCCAGCGAACGAAAAATCCAGAGCCGGATCAAGGAGATGATGTTTGAACTTTACGGCATTATGCAGAGTAAAAATATCAGTTATGAGGGGCGCGCGGTTCGAGGATATATCGGGTGCCGGTTCGTGAAAAAAAATCATGCGTAA
- a CDS encoding helix-turn-helix transcriptional regulator — MNSMHIWQGIPRHTREYIRQELADNGIDIEQVLATAGAPSNHICAPEEKFLSIREAARLAKCSRATIVRRIKDKSLIAVKLSPSKPGAVRIAVASFEAWMDCCRGNDGRTGYESH, encoded by the coding sequence ATGAATAGCATGCACATCTGGCAGGGGATTCCGCGACATACGCGGGAATACATCCGTCAGGAACTTGCCGACAACGGCATCGACATTGAGCAGGTTCTGGCAACAGCCGGAGCCCCGTCGAATCACATCTGCGCACCCGAGGAAAAATTCCTTTCGATCCGGGAAGCCGCGCGACTGGCCAAATGCAGCCGGGCAACAATCGTACGTCGCATCAAAGACAAGAGCCTCATTGCCGTGAAGCTCTCCCCGTCCAAGCCGGGGGCCGTCAGAATTGCCGTCGCGTCATTTGAAGCGTGGATGGACTGCTGCCGCGGAAACGATGGGAGGACTGGATATGAGAGCCATTGA
- a CDS encoding Fic family protein translates to MGEKPPFTVSPKAISMIAEISALTERYAIHLERHDSLKLRKANQIKTIQSSLAIEGNTLTENQVTDILDGKRVVAPLREIQEVRNAIATYDLFPKLDPFSINDLLKAHGVMMSALIDDAGQFRHGGVGVFAGKQPIHIAPPAERVPELIANLFDWLKHAEDHLLIRSCVFHYEFEFIHPFADGNGRMGRLWQSLILARLNPVFQHLPVESMVHDNQQRYYEAINASTEASDSGIFIDFMLQELLQALKQHQLLPGGVDGGVNGGVTPEEVSEFIRRNPGLRANAIAAALAIPVRSLERHLKRLREENVIEFRGAPRNGGYFRKEEH, encoded by the coding sequence ATGGGTGAAAAACCACCATTTACCGTGTCGCCCAAAGCGATCTCGATGATTGCGGAGATCTCCGCGCTCACCGAGCGTTACGCCATCCATCTGGAGCGGCACGATTCCTTGAAACTGCGCAAGGCGAATCAGATCAAAACCATCCAGTCGTCGCTGGCGATCGAGGGGAATACACTTACCGAGAACCAGGTCACCGATATTCTGGACGGAAAAAGAGTCGTAGCTCCTCTCCGTGAAATTCAGGAGGTCAGAAACGCCATCGCCACTTACGATCTCTTCCCGAAGCTCGACCCGTTTTCCATCAACGACCTGCTCAAGGCACACGGCGTCATGATGTCCGCCCTGATTGACGATGCCGGACAGTTCCGTCATGGCGGGGTCGGCGTTTTCGCAGGAAAACAACCGATTCATATTGCCCCGCCCGCCGAACGGGTTCCGGAATTGATCGCCAACCTTTTCGACTGGCTGAAACATGCCGAAGATCACCTGCTGATCCGCAGCTGCGTGTTCCACTACGAGTTCGAATTCATTCATCCGTTTGCCGACGGCAACGGACGCATGGGCAGACTCTGGCAATCGCTGATTCTCGCCCGGCTGAATCCCGTTTTCCAGCATCTCCCGGTCGAAAGCATGGTTCATGACAATCAGCAGCGCTATTACGAGGCGATCAATGCCAGTACCGAAGCGAGTGACTCCGGAATCTTCATCGACTTCATGCTTCAGGAATTGCTTCAGGCACTCAAGCAACATCAACTTCTCCCTGGCGGAGTAGATGGCGGAGTAAATGGCGGAGTAACGCCGGAAGAGGTCTCGGAATTCATCCGGAGGAATCCGGGATTGCGGGCCAATGCCATTGCGGCGGCTCTCGCCATTCCGGTTCGTTCGCTGGAACGTCACTTGAAGCGTCTCCGGGAAGAGAATGTGATCGAATTCCGGGGAGCGCCCCGCAACGGCGGATATTTCCGGAAAGAAGAGCATTGA
- the fic gene encoding protein adenylyltransferase Fic, translating into MSKISIRFFNDREVRAIWDDEHSKWFFSVLDIVGVLNDQSDYEKNRNYWKYLKAKLKKEGNELGSVTTLLKLTAPDGKKRYSSVLDYEGIIALAKVFPSSRANRFIEWFTYSDETIDGKSKQKAYALFESSFIDSIEVGTVKGLQQIHAYLFGGLYDFAGQIRTVNISKGGFTFAPAMFLAESLKKIESMPNDTFEEILEKYVEMNVAHPFREGNGRATRIWLDLMLKKYRKQCVDWSRINKRDYLQAMTRSVTDSTPIKKLVRNALTNQINDREMFMKGIDYSYYYEEPDGTEQA; encoded by the coding sequence ATGAGTAAAATTTCCATTCGCTTTTTTAATGACCGTGAAGTACGGGCCATCTGGGATGACGAACATTCCAAATGGTTCTTCTCCGTGCTGGATATCGTAGGTGTGCTCAACGATCAATCCGACTACGAGAAAAACCGCAACTACTGGAAATACCTGAAAGCCAAGCTCAAGAAAGAAGGAAATGAACTGGGTAGTGTCACTACCCTGTTGAAATTGACTGCTCCTGATGGTAAGAAACGCTACTCCTCTGTCCTCGATTATGAGGGGATTATTGCGCTTGCCAAAGTATTTCCGTCCAGCAGGGCGAACCGCTTTATCGAGTGGTTCACTTACAGCGACGAGACCATCGACGGCAAAAGCAAGCAGAAAGCGTATGCTCTGTTTGAAAGTTCTTTCATCGACAGCATCGAAGTCGGCACGGTAAAAGGATTGCAGCAAATCCACGCCTATCTCTTCGGCGGGCTCTACGATTTTGCTGGTCAAATCCGAACCGTGAACATCTCCAAAGGCGGTTTCACTTTCGCCCCGGCGATGTTTCTGGCGGAGTCATTGAAAAAGATCGAGTCCATGCCGAATGACACCTTCGAGGAGATCCTCGAAAAATACGTTGAAATGAACGTGGCCCATCCGTTCCGGGAGGGCAATGGCCGAGCCACCCGAATCTGGCTGGATCTGATGTTGAAAAAATATCGGAAACAATGTGTGGACTGGAGCAGGATCAACAAGCGAGATTACCTCCAGGCCATGACCCGCAGCGTCACCGACAGCACACCAATCAAAAAACTGGTTCGGAACGCATTGACCAATCAGATCAATGACCGGGAAATGTTCATGAAAGGCATCGATTACTCCTACTATTATGAAGAGCCTGACGGCACGGAACAAGCCTGA
- a CDS encoding tyrosine-type recombinase/integrase: MSVFKRKSKYGETREYHYKFMQGGKWFYGVCEGCTTERSALAYEKKIKETAKTASEQKSVKALIDNFADQLTGGSAVPLADALELYLKKPKKRMPGAKQLAQKISYWGDFTAWMAQSHPEVVNLRDVRRSHAEEYIALLRTSGSFQYVESQRRRMEETKCSSGKAVEFVPQGLSPATINVRHKTVKAVFAWLAADAGIIENPFDIQFLDNQYESREAFTPEELRLIGAHLDDDPFVKPIFLIGICTGLSEGDICNLRWEEIRNGWIVRKRRKTGAALDIPILPPLAAFLAEHRPIENSEFVLPEHAVMYASNPTGVTYRVKQFLERLGIKTSRKAEGRSRSVSSKDVHSLRHTFAYLAGEYRIPLPIVQSVLGHMSPEMTKHYQAHADREAKEKYLTRLPDFLNAAPQQLPPPEEPERQELNELLARLPLDEIRRILAQVRSTLPDKPVE; this comes from the coding sequence ATGTCGGTTTTCAAGCGTAAGAGCAAATACGGCGAGACCCGGGAGTATCACTATAAATTCATGCAGGGGGGGAAATGGTTCTACGGCGTCTGCGAAGGATGTACCACGGAACGTTCCGCCCTGGCTTATGAGAAGAAGATCAAGGAGACCGCAAAAACCGCCAGCGAGCAGAAGAGCGTCAAGGCATTGATCGACAACTTCGCGGATCAGCTGACCGGAGGAAGTGCCGTCCCTCTGGCCGATGCACTTGAACTCTATTTGAAGAAACCGAAAAAACGGATGCCGGGAGCAAAACAGCTCGCGCAGAAGATCTCCTACTGGGGGGATTTTACAGCGTGGATGGCCCAGTCGCATCCGGAAGTCGTGAATCTCCGGGATGTCCGCCGCTCTCATGCCGAGGAGTACATTGCACTGCTACGGACTTCCGGCTCCTTTCAGTATGTGGAATCGCAGCGGCGGCGAATGGAAGAGACGAAATGTTCGAGCGGAAAAGCGGTCGAATTCGTTCCGCAGGGACTCTCTCCCGCAACGATCAATGTGCGACACAAGACCGTGAAAGCGGTCTTCGCCTGGCTTGCCGCCGACGCGGGAATCATTGAAAATCCGTTCGACATCCAGTTCCTCGACAATCAGTATGAGAGCCGGGAGGCGTTCACGCCCGAAGAGCTCCGGCTGATCGGAGCACATCTCGATGACGACCCTTTCGTCAAACCGATCTTTCTCATCGGAATCTGTACCGGACTCAGCGAGGGAGATATCTGCAATCTGCGCTGGGAGGAGATCCGCAACGGCTGGATCGTGCGGAAGCGGCGCAAGACCGGGGCCGCTCTGGACATTCCGATTCTGCCGCCGCTGGCAGCTTTCCTGGCGGAACATCGTCCGATTGAGAACTCGGAATTCGTTCTGCCGGAACACGCCGTCATGTATGCTTCGAATCCGACCGGCGTCACATATCGGGTCAAGCAGTTTCTGGAGCGTCTCGGAATTAAGACTTCAAGGAAAGCGGAGGGGCGCAGCCGTTCGGTCAGTTCGAAAGACGTTCACAGTCTCCGCCACACTTTCGCCTATCTGGCCGGAGAGTATCGTATTCCGCTGCCGATCGTGCAGTCGGTGCTGGGACACATGAGTCCGGAGATGACCAAACATTATCAGGCCCACGCCGACCGGGAAGCCAAGGAGAAATATCTCACCCGTCTTCCCGACTTTCTGAATGCCGCTCCGCAACAGCTCCCGCCGCCGGAGGAACCGGAACGGCAGGAACTCAATGAACTGCTTGCCCGGCTTCCGCTCGATGAAATCCGCAGGATTCTGGCGCAGGTGCGTTCCACCCTGCCGGATAAGCCGGTGGAGTAG
- a CDS encoding helix-turn-helix domain-containing protein — MHPNDQLLQPIYAFGQRHGWLIELCRDVIPRDWQGDGVISDYLTLEDLSAIRDIGKIPIVSRILPPGGNVRSVLSDTRAVAEMAVDFFVGQGFQIFAAISTQEFPGEVCGIPICPSQALRELTGRRGLECHSHYCVPRDGVEPSYPEMLAGIRNFLESLPKPAALILVNPQVVAPVWRAVEELGLRVPEEVAILCNSQRPLYTTYTPVPLSGINGEHGTVGLKLAETMQKMLDGGDVPLEPEVISPSAVIRRASTDIIAVPHLKLATAIRFLIQNCDSPVGIGEAARYAELSQSMLNRLFRRHLGRTGIEFLQQLRIDRMKNLLDSTELSLSEIAAQTGYSSPVSLSLAFRRATGMQPGAYRELRRG; from the coding sequence ATGCATCCGAACGATCAACTTCTTCAGCCGATCTACGCCTTCGGCCAGCGGCACGGCTGGCTGATCGAATTGTGCCGGGACGTGATACCGCGGGACTGGCAGGGGGATGGCGTGATTTCCGACTACCTGACGCTGGAGGATCTCTCGGCCATCCGCGATATCGGGAAAATTCCGATTGTATCGCGAATCCTGCCGCCGGGCGGCAATGTGCGATCCGTATTGAGCGATACCCGGGCGGTGGCCGAAATGGCCGTCGATTTCTTTGTCGGGCAGGGATTTCAGATTTTTGCGGCGATTTCCACTCAGGAGTTCCCGGGTGAAGTCTGCGGAATTCCCATCTGTCCCAGCCAGGCGTTGCGGGAACTGACCGGCAGGCGTGGCCTGGAATGCCATTCCCACTACTGTGTGCCGCGGGACGGCGTGGAGCCGTCCTATCCGGAAATGCTGGCCGGAATTCGGAACTTTCTGGAAAGTCTGCCGAAACCGGCGGCCCTGATTTTAGTCAATCCCCAGGTCGTGGCGCCGGTCTGGCGGGCGGTGGAGGAGCTGGGGCTCCGGGTGCCGGAGGAAGTGGCAATCTTATGCAACTCGCAGCGGCCACTGTATACGACCTACACGCCGGTGCCGCTCTCCGGCATCAACGGCGAACACGGCACGGTAGGATTGAAACTTGCCGAAACCATGCAGAAAATGCTCGACGGCGGCGACGTGCCGCTTGAACCTGAAGTGATTTCACCGAGCGCGGTGATTCGCCGGGCCAGTACCGACATTATTGCGGTGCCGCATCTGAAACTGGCGACCGCAATCCGTTTTCTGATTCAGAACTGCGATTCGCCGGTTGGTATCGGCGAAGCCGCCCGGTATGCGGAGCTGTCGCAATCGATGCTGAACCGGCTCTTCCGCCGCCATCTCGGCCGGACGGGGATTGAATTTCTGCAGCAGCTCCGGATTGACCGGATGAAGAATCTGCTGGACAGCACCGAGCTTTCCCTGTCGGAAATCGCCGCGCAGACCGGCTACTCCTCGCCGGTTTCGCTGTCGCTGGCTTTCCGCCGGGCCACCGGGATGCAGCCGGGAGCCTACCGTGAGCTTCGCCGCGGCTGA